A section of the Acidobacteriota bacterium genome encodes:
- a CDS encoding RNA polymerase sigma factor: MSEPSTEPIRELLDSLYRVDSGRILATLIRFIGDFDLAEEAMHEAFAAALSLWPTSGVPANPRPWLISTARFKAIDTLRRRARFDASQDELARYLEAQWSSAECSNEEECLEDDRLRLIFTCCHPSLAPEARLALTLREVCGLTTEEIAKAFLITPPTLAQRIVRAKAKIRETPIPYEVPTPQELPERLGAVLQVIYLVFNEGYSAATGAEVMRAELTTEAIRLCRLLAELQPEPEVIGLLSLMLLQESRHAARSSPTGELILLENQDRSLWNREQIVEGVALVERALKSNRFGSYTLQAAIAAVHAEAKSVAATDWRQIVALYDCLVRIQPSPVVQLNRAVAIAECEGPDAGLMLIDAMLEHGELANYYLAHSARADMYRRLGRTAEARTSYKKALELTQQEPERQFLQERIRQLK; encoded by the coding sequence ATGTCCGAGCCTTCCACCGAGCCGATACGCGAATTGCTCGACTCCCTTTATCGCGTGGATTCGGGACGAATCCTGGCAACGCTGATCCGCTTCATTGGTGATTTTGATCTTGCCGAGGAGGCGATGCACGAAGCCTTTGCGGCGGCGCTGAGCCTGTGGCCAACGAGTGGCGTACCCGCAAACCCGCGACCCTGGTTGATTTCAACAGCCCGATTCAAAGCCATTGATACGCTGCGTCGACGGGCAAGATTTGATGCCTCTCAAGACGAACTCGCGCGCTATCTCGAAGCCCAATGGAGTTCGGCGGAATGCTCCAACGAGGAGGAATGCCTTGAGGATGATCGGCTGCGCCTGATCTTTACCTGCTGTCATCCATCTCTAGCGCCGGAAGCGCGCCTTGCGCTCACCTTGCGTGAGGTCTGCGGGCTGACAACCGAGGAGATCGCCAAGGCATTCCTCATCACTCCGCCTACGCTGGCGCAGCGCATTGTGCGCGCCAAGGCAAAGATTCGCGAGACCCCGATCCCCTACGAGGTGCCGACGCCGCAGGAATTGCCGGAGCGACTGGGCGCGGTGCTACAGGTCATCTATCTCGTCTTTAACGAGGGGTATTCGGCGGCGACGGGAGCCGAGGTAATGCGGGCAGAGCTAACCACTGAAGCGATTCGACTGTGCCGGTTGCTGGCAGAACTCCAGCCCGAGCCGGAAGTCATTGGGCTGCTTTCCTTGATGTTGCTACAGGAATCCCGTCACGCCGCGAGAAGCTCTCCGACCGGAGAGCTGATTTTGCTGGAGAACCAGGACCGCTCGCTCTGGAACCGCGAGCAAATCGTCGAGGGCGTGGCATTGGTGGAGAGAGCTTTGAAGTCTAACCGCTTCGGTTCTTACACACTACAGGCGGCGATTGCTGCCGTTCATGCGGAGGCGAAATCGGTCGCCGCGACCGACTGGCGGCAGATTGTTGCGCTTTACGACTGCTTGGTACGAATTCAGCCTTCGCCGGTTGTACAGCTAAATCGTGCCGTGGCAATTGCCGAGTGCGAAGGTCCAGATGCCGGTCTGATGCTTATCGACGCGATGTTGGAACATGGCGAATTGGCAAATTATTACCTGGCGCATTCAGCCCGTGCAGATATGTACCGCAGGCTTGGCAGGACAGCCGAGGCTCGGACCTCTTATAAGAAAGCTCTCGAGCTGACCCAACAGGAACCGGAGCGGCAATTCCTACAGGAGCGAATCCGACAGTTGAAATAA
- a CDS encoding YciI family protein: MPHYLVSGYRPDDFDPSTQDEAMMEEIMEEIHALNREMIAAGVRKFAGGLGPARTLRPQPNGELLLTDGPYLETKEHIGGFWILECADMDEALAWVRKGAKACRTAIEVQEIFFYPAPDIAQFLSGVATE, translated from the coding sequence ATGCCGCATTATCTGGTTTCTGGTTACCGCCCCGACGACTTTGACCCGTCCACACAGGACGAAGCGATGATGGAGGAGATTATGGAGGAGATTCACGCGCTCAATCGCGAAATGATCGCTGCTGGCGTCAGGAAGTTCGCCGGCGGTCTGGGCCCAGCCCGCACACTGCGCCCGCAGCCCAATGGTGAACTGCTCCTCACCGACGGGCCGTACCTTGAGACCAAGGAACACATCGGCGGTTTTTGGATATTGGAATGCGCTGACATGGACGAGGCGCTGGCGTGGGTGCGCAAGGGCGCCAAAGCGTGCCGCACGGCGATTGAGGTGCAAGAGATTTTCTTCTATCCGGCCCCGGATATTGCCCAGTTCCTGAGCGGAGTAGCAACGGAATAG
- a CDS encoding dihydrofolate reductase family protein: MRKIIACEFMTLDGVIQNEENDGDGFKYGGWFFPYADEATGAVVQERLAKPVDLLLGRKTFAGWETYWPTHSSFWPNVMTATKYVASNTRDSSDWQPTVFLNGDLAEKIRQLKQTDGTDLHVMGSADMLQTLFKNDLVDELNLMILPITLGQGKRLFADGTIPAAFKVTYSQVSPNGIFIVNYERNGDVKTGAPQIEEDDK, encoded by the coding sequence ATGAGAAAAATAATTGCATGTGAATTTATGACACTCGATGGTGTCATACAGAACGAGGAGAATGACGGCGACGGCTTCAAGTATGGCGGGTGGTTTTTCCCGTATGCGGACGAGGCGACAGGAGCTGTGGTACAGGAGCGGCTGGCCAAGCCGGTAGATCTGCTGTTAGGACGGAAGACCTTCGCCGGATGGGAAACCTATTGGCCGACGCATTCGAGCTTCTGGCCGAATGTCATGACCGCGACGAAGTACGTCGCTTCAAATACCCGTGACTCAAGCGATTGGCAGCCCACAGTCTTTTTGAATGGAGACCTTGCGGAAAAGATCAGGCAGTTGAAACAAACGGATGGGACAGATCTGCACGTAATGGGTAGCGCAGATATGCTTCAGACGCTCTTCAAAAACGATCTTGTCGACGAGCTGAATCTCATGATTTTGCCGATAACCTTGGGCCAGGGAAAACGACTATTCGCCGACGGCACTATTCCCGCAGCCTTCAAGGTGACCTATAGCCAGGTCTCTCCGAACGGCATCTTCATCGTGAACTACGAACGCAACGGTGATGTAAAAACCGGCGCCCCTCAGATAGAAGAGGACGATAAGTGA
- a CDS encoding alpha/beta hydrolase encodes MNWKPNMKTTAFFLSLLLTLLLPGVVSGQQKPTTGYAPVNGLKMYYEIHGSGDPVVLLHGAFMAITGDWSDWVNELSKTRKVIAIEMQGHGRTADIKRDISPENLADDVSALLDYLKIPKADILGYSLGGGAAMQCAIRHPEKVRKVVIISYSFRRDGWVKEVNDAFPKLTPEAFKDSPIETEYKKLSPTPDKFADFVNHVKVLASSPYDFDADKLKATKAPMFFIHGDADGVRLDHISEMFSLKGGGISGDMQPRSESRLAILPNTTHVTLMARMSTIVPLVNDFLDAKP; translated from the coding sequence ATGAATTGGAAACCAAATATGAAGACCACAGCTTTTTTTCTGTCGCTGCTCTTGACACTGCTCCTGCCGGGGGTCGTATCGGGGCAGCAAAAACCGACTACGGGCTATGCGCCGGTCAACGGACTAAAAATGTATTACGAGATCCACGGCAGCGGCGATCCCGTGGTGTTGCTCCACGGTGCGTTCATGGCAATTACAGGCGACTGGAGCGATTGGGTCAACGAGCTTTCCAAAACGCGGAAAGTGATCGCCATCGAAATGCAGGGTCACGGCCGTACAGCCGACATCAAACGCGATATCAGCCCTGAAAACCTCGCCGACGATGTTTCCGCGTTGCTCGATTATCTCAAGATCCCAAAGGCAGACATCCTCGGATATAGCCTTGGCGGCGGCGCAGCAATGCAGTGTGCGATCCGACATCCGGAAAAAGTGCGTAAGGTTGTCATCATTTCATACTCTTTTCGGCGTGACGGATGGGTCAAGGAAGTGAACGACGCGTTCCCGAAGCTGACGCCGGAAGCGTTCAAGGACTCGCCCATCGAAACCGAATACAAGAAACTAAGCCCGACGCCTGACAAATTCGCCGATTTTGTCAATCACGTCAAAGTATTGGCTTCAAGCCCGTACGACTTTGACGCCGACAAACTCAAGGCCACTAAAGCGCCGATGTTTTTCATCCACGGCGATGCCGACGGCGTACGGCTCGATCACATTTCGGAAATGTTCAGCCTGAAGGGCGGCGGGATCTCTGGCGACATGCAACCGCGCTCGGAGTCGAGACTGGCTATTTTGCCCAACACAACACACGTTACGCTGATGGCGCGCATGTCAACAATCGTCCCGCTGGTGAACGACTTTCTCGATGCGAAGCCCTAG
- a CDS encoding YciI family protein — protein sequence MKYICLGYIKPGTFEAMTEDERHARFDECFEYNERLRANGHVAAEVPLQPPETAVTLYWQNGKVATTDGPYAETREQLACLLILEARDLNHAIQLISQHPGMKCGTNEIRPVADLSEIIKRNERRRKDTLRV from the coding sequence ATGAAATACATCTGTTTGGGATATATCAAGCCGGGAACATTCGAGGCAATGACCGAGGACGAGCGACACGCCAGGTTCGATGAATGCTTTGAGTATAACGAGCGTCTGCGCGCCAACGGACATGTAGCTGCCGAAGTCCCGCTTCAGCCTCCAGAGACCGCCGTGACCCTGTACTGGCAAAACGGCAAAGTCGCGACGACCGACGGACCCTATGCGGAAACCAGGGAACAACTCGCCTGCCTTCTCATCCTTGAGGCGCGAGACCTCAACCATGCCATTCAGCTTATTTCGCAGCATCCAGGCATGAAGTGTGGAACGAATGAGATACGACCGGTTGCCGATTTGAGCGAAATCATCAAGAGGAACGAGCGGCGGCGAAAGGATACCTTGAGGGTGTAA
- a CDS encoding tetratricopeptide repeat protein: MFQIKNFVVALIIILCPLMLVFGQRKQMSAADYHLKNGIAFLEKQQIDRAILEFNAAIKLKPAFAEAHNMLGLAYARKGDAKTALESFRKATELDSKNFKAFRNIGNALQELGDIDGSIEAFKQAVKLQPADADTRLLLGLTYQRKQLVDASISELKEAVKLNPQLIEAQFYLGYALASKGQFDEAIIAFERTIKLNPNFGDGFYYLGTARLFSGNVEGAIPVLKTATKLLPNHADSHYYLAVALRKMNDPQAAMNELVTAAKLAPEMIEARQAMGQMLQENEDLDEAIAQYREVIKLKPDYVQAYNDLGLALVAKREPDAAIEAFTTAIKLSPNYLIAHLNLGMAYIQKSDYNAAIAQYRRLLELAPNSAEVHYNLGLALKSKDQFDEALIELKMAVALQPDLQEAHYTVGVILLQQAKLDDAALAFNNAIKAKADYAEAQYALGTVYQQQGKLDDAIAAFRLALKTAPNAPEIHNTLGTALRQKGDMEAARAEFQEAARLNKKKSDLQASIFALNTGIAKMKEGKTDEAMERFTEAIRLNSEDAKAHFYLAKALLAKGQREAALVEYQKAKQLNPRIKPLEDK; encoded by the coding sequence ATGTTTCAAATTAAAAATTTCGTTGTCGCACTAATCATCATCCTGTGTCCGCTGATGCTGGTCTTCGGTCAGCGCAAGCAAATGTCTGCCGCCGATTATCATTTGAAAAACGGCATCGCCTTTTTAGAGAAGCAACAAATCGACCGGGCGATTTTGGAATTCAACGCCGCAATAAAACTCAAACCCGCATTTGCCGAAGCCCACAACATGCTTGGGCTTGCCTATGCGCGAAAAGGCGATGCCAAGACCGCGCTCGAATCATTTCGCAAAGCCACTGAGCTTGACTCGAAAAATTTCAAAGCCTTTCGCAATATCGGCAACGCCCTGCAGGAACTCGGCGATATAGACGGTTCGATTGAAGCCTTTAAACAGGCGGTTAAATTACAACCCGCAGACGCCGATACGCGCCTGTTGCTTGGTCTCACCTATCAACGCAAACAACTCGTAGATGCATCCATCAGCGAATTAAAAGAAGCGGTAAAACTCAACCCGCAACTCATCGAAGCGCAATTTTATTTGGGATATGCGCTGGCTTCCAAAGGTCAGTTTGACGAAGCGATTATTGCTTTTGAACGAACCATAAAACTCAATCCCAATTTCGGCGACGGATTTTATTATCTGGGAACCGCGAGACTGTTTTCCGGCAATGTCGAGGGCGCAATCCCGGTGTTAAAAACCGCAACCAAACTGCTGCCCAACCATGCGGATTCGCATTATTACCTGGCGGTGGCGCTCAGAAAAATGAACGACCCGCAAGCCGCGATGAATGAGCTGGTAACGGCTGCGAAACTTGCGCCCGAAATGATTGAAGCGCGTCAGGCGATGGGGCAGATGTTGCAGGAAAACGAAGACCTCGACGAAGCCATCGCTCAGTATCGCGAGGTCATTAAACTCAAGCCCGATTATGTGCAGGCTTATAATGATTTGGGATTGGCGCTGGTGGCAAAACGCGAACCCGATGCGGCAATCGAAGCCTTCACAACGGCGATTAAATTAAGCCCGAATTATTTAATCGCCCACCTCAATCTGGGAATGGCTTATATTCAAAAAAGCGATTACAACGCTGCCATCGCACAATATCGCCGTTTGCTTGAACTCGCGCCCAATAGCGCAGAGGTGCATTACAATTTAGGTCTGGCGCTAAAGAGCAAAGACCAGTTTGACGAAGCATTGATTGAATTGAAAATGGCTGTGGCGTTGCAACCTGATTTGCAGGAAGCCCACTACACGGTTGGAGTGATTTTGCTGCAACAGGCGAAACTCGATGACGCCGCTCTGGCATTTAATAATGCCATTAAAGCCAAAGCCGATTATGCCGAGGCGCAGTATGCGCTCGGAACGGTTTACCAGCAACAGGGTAAACTCGATGACGCGATTGCTGCATTTCGTTTGGCGTTAAAGACCGCGCCGAACGCGCCGGAAATTCATAACACGTTGGGAACCGCGCTCCGGCAAAAAGGTGATATGGAAGCGGCGCGCGCGGAATTTCAGGAAGCCGCCCGACTCAATAAAAAGAAATCCGATTTACAAGCCTCGATATTTGCGTTAAACACCGGCATTGCAAAAATGAAAGAAGGCAAGACCGATGAGGCGATGGAACGTTTCACAGAAGCGATTCGCTTAAACTCGGAAGACGCCAAAGCGCATTTTTATCTGGCAAAGGCGCTACTCGCGAAAGGTCAACGCGAAGCTGCGCTAGTCGAATATCAAAAAGCCAAACAACTCAACCCGCGCATCAAACCGCTCGAAGACAAGTAA
- a CDS encoding CRTAC1 family protein yields the protein MNRFSATNLLPIGFRLFVSWIMVCPLIAPGISAQNEMGISFVNVAQTAGLTKAKTIYGDEKKNRYLLETTGCGAAFIDYDNDGWLDIFLVNGTRLDGLPKEQTPTNRLYRNNTDGTFTDVTEKAGLTRTGWGQSVCVGDFDNDGFDDIFISYFGKNALYKNNRNGTFNDIAEKAGVADNKSKWGSGCAFLDYDRDGNLDLFVASYIDLDLKTAPLPETGPCLYKGIMVACGPPGLTGGVNMLFRNNGNATFTDVSEKSGIRKTNGTYGLGVVASDFDNDGFTDIYVANDSAPAAFYHNNKNGTFTDIAIEAGCAFSIDGKPQAGMGVSAGDFDRDGLLDIFKTNFSGDTSTLYRNAGKATFDDITFPAGIGTVTRWLGWGCGFLDADNDGWLDVFLVNGHVYPEVEKLTTEAGYAQRKVLYRNLRNGKLEDVSEKVGGAVTQPSSARGCAFGDFDNDGDVDILINLVNAMPELLRCDSTNQNNWITIKTVGVKSNRAGINARIKCYTDEATFIDDVRSGGSYYSQNDLRVHFGLGKQSKIKKIEITWSSGQVDTLTDIAVNQFIIVKEGVGLLKTSPANKAKK from the coding sequence ATGAACAGATTTTCAGCAACCAATTTATTACCCATCGGTTTTCGATTATTCGTGAGTTGGATAATGGTCTGCCCGTTAATCGCCCCCGGAATTTCGGCGCAAAACGAGATGGGCATCTCATTCGTTAATGTCGCTCAAACCGCCGGATTAACCAAAGCCAAAACCATTTACGGCGACGAGAAGAAGAATCGTTATTTGCTCGAAACCACAGGCTGCGGCGCAGCTTTCATTGATTATGACAATGATGGCTGGCTGGATATTTTTCTGGTCAACGGCACCAGGCTCGACGGACTCCCGAAAGAGCAAACGCCGACCAATCGGTTATATCGCAATAATACTGATGGCACATTCACGGATGTCACCGAAAAAGCCGGTCTCACGCGCACAGGTTGGGGGCAAAGCGTCTGCGTCGGGGATTTTGATAACGATGGTTTCGACGACATCTTTATCAGTTATTTCGGCAAAAATGCCCTCTATAAAAATAACCGCAACGGCACCTTCAATGACATCGCAGAAAAAGCCGGGGTCGCCGACAATAAATCCAAGTGGGGTTCGGGATGTGCTTTTCTGGATTATGACCGCGACGGCAATCTGGATTTATTCGTTGCCAGCTATATTGATTTGGATCTGAAAACCGCGCCGCTTCCCGAAACCGGTCCCTGTTTGTACAAAGGCATCATGGTCGCCTGTGGTCCCCCCGGACTTACGGGCGGCGTCAATATGTTATTTCGCAATAACGGCAACGCGACCTTCACGGATGTATCGGAAAAATCGGGAATCAGAAAAACCAACGGCACTTATGGACTGGGGGTTGTGGCTTCGGATTTCGATAACGATGGCTTCACGGATATTTACGTCGCCAACGATTCGGCTCCGGCGGCGTTTTATCACAACAATAAAAACGGCACGTTTACCGACATTGCCATCGAAGCCGGTTGCGCTTTCAGCATTGACGGCAAACCGCAAGCCGGGATGGGCGTATCGGCGGGCGATTTCGACCGCGACGGCTTGCTCGATATTTTCAAAACCAATTTTTCGGGCGATACCTCTACGCTTTATCGCAACGCCGGCAAAGCCACCTTCGATGACATCACTTTTCCGGCGGGCATCGGCACAGTGACGCGCTGGCTCGGCTGGGGATGCGGGTTTCTCGATGCCGATAATGACGGCTGGCTGGATGTTTTTCTGGTCAACGGACACGTCTACCCGGAAGTCGAAAAGCTCACCACCGAAGCGGGCTACGCGCAACGAAAAGTGCTATATCGCAATCTGCGCAATGGCAAACTCGAAGACGTATCCGAAAAAGTTGGCGGCGCAGTGACGCAACCCTCGTCGGCGCGGGGCTGCGCGTTTGGCGATTTCGATAATGATGGCGATGTGGATATTTTGATTAACCTGGTAAACGCCATGCCGGAATTGCTGCGCTGCGATTCGACCAATCAAAATAACTGGATAACCATTAAAACCGTTGGCGTGAAATCCAACCGCGCGGGCATCAATGCGCGAATCAAATGTTACACGGACGAAGCGACATTCATTGATGATGTCAGAAGCGGCGGCAGTTATTATTCGCAAAATGATTTGCGCGTGCATTTTGGTTTAGGAAAACAATCGAAGATCAAAAAAATCGAAATCACTTGGTCAAGCGGGCAGGTTGACACTTTAACCGACATCGCCGTCAATCAATTCATCATTGTTAAAGAAGGTGTTGGTTTATTAAAAACTTCTCCGGCAAATAAAGCGAAGAAATAA
- a CDS encoding ROK family transcriptional regulator — protein sequence MSPFRTRKYLPAKAETIRDINSTLILNIIRSHQPISRAEVARLTGLQRSTISEIMGDLLKKELVVETGAGSSSGGRKPTMLRLNAERFCVFGLSLGVKEVVLAMSDLNGEILYRETFEPEETPDAMFKMIAEKIDHIIEARKQEHLHYEGIGITIPGLVDYSTGEILFAANLGWRHVRVEAFLKPRIKMPIYVDNDANAAALAELWYSTRKDLPSSLVMVLVSEGVGVGMIVNDDIYRGANGTAGEFGHTVVVVNGKKCRCGNSGCWELYASDHATIARYYSRDSTHGLHEPEANIEVEPLHLTVSELIKLARSGDEQAHECLLEAGRYIGIGIGNIIAALNPLELVIGGQIVEGWDLIEPSMRQSIARNIQFGLAKTKVRRSTLGKDGSLLGAVALAISRRFSFSRVARAVSGD from the coding sequence ATGTCACCGTTTCGTACCCGAAAATATTTGCCTGCCAAAGCCGAAACCATTCGCGATATTAACTCGACGCTCATCTTAAATATTATTCGCAGTCATCAACCGATTTCGCGCGCCGAAGTTGCCCGCCTCACCGGTCTGCAACGCAGCACGATTTCCGAAATCATGGGCGATTTGCTCAAAAAAGAACTGGTGGTTGAAACCGGCGCGGGGTCTTCTTCGGGCGGACGTAAACCAACGATGTTGCGCCTCAATGCCGAACGCTTTTGTGTTTTCGGTTTATCGCTTGGCGTCAAAGAGGTCGTCCTGGCAATGAGCGACCTCAATGGCGAAATACTTTATCGCGAAACCTTTGAACCGGAAGAAACGCCCGATGCGATGTTCAAAATGATTGCCGAAAAAATCGATCACATCATTGAAGCGCGCAAACAGGAGCATCTGCATTATGAAGGTATCGGCATCACCATTCCCGGTCTGGTTGATTATTCGACGGGTGAAATATTATTTGCCGCCAATCTCGGTTGGCGACATGTGCGCGTCGAAGCGTTTTTAAAACCCCGCATAAAAATGCCGATTTATGTTGATAATGACGCAAACGCCGCGGCGCTTGCCGAACTCTGGTATTCGACGCGCAAAGATTTACCGTCGAGCCTGGTGATGGTGCTGGTGAGCGAAGGCGTGGGCGTTGGCATGATTGTCAACGACGATATTTATCGCGGAGCCAATGGCACGGCTGGCGAATTCGGTCATACGGTGGTGGTGGTTAATGGCAAAAAATGTCGTTGCGGCAATTCCGGTTGCTGGGAACTCTACGCCTCTGACCACGCCACCATTGCCCGATACTATTCGCGAGATTCGACGCACGGGTTGCATGAACCCGAAGCCAACATCGAAGTCGAACCGTTGCATTTGACGGTTTCCGAATTGATCAAACTGGCGCGCAGCGGCGATGAACAGGCGCACGAATGTTTGCTCGAAGCCGGTCGTTACATCGGTATCGGCATTGGCAATATCATTGCCGCCTTGAACCCGCTGGAGTTGGTTATCGGCGGGCAAATCGTTGAAGGTTGGGATTTGATTGAACCTTCGATGCGACAAAGCATAGCGCGCAATATTCAATTCGGGTTGGCGAAAACCAAAGTCCGGCGTTCGACGCTTGGAAAGGATGGCTCGCTGCTGGGAGCGGTGGCGCTGGCAATATCCAGACGCTTTTCCTTCAGCCGGGTTGCGCGAGCCGTCAGCGGTGATTAG
- a CDS encoding NAD-dependent malic enzyme has protein sequence MKDERTGETYLEVSLSGQLLMDYSLLNKSSAFPAHERREFNLLGLLPPHITTIEEQALRVYDNYQRKQSDLERYIFLVSLQDRNETLYYYVLEHHIAEMMPIIYTPTVGLASQNYSHIFRRSRGLYISYEHRDIIDELFANVTDDDIAVIVVTDGERILGLGDLGFGGMGIPVGKLSLYTLCAGIHPATTLPVFLDVGTDNQDLLKDPLYLGWRHRRVRGKDYDDFVEAFVQGAMRRFPNVLLQWEDFARHNAKRLLEKYQDRLCTFNDDIQGTGAVAVAALMSATRVIKQKISDQKIVMFGAGSAATGIAEQMVAAMMREGLSEADAKSRLWMIDIGGLLHTGRADMEDLSKPYAQDEANIQNWTIADAHKITLAEVVNNVQPTVLMGIAAQTGAFTKDIIEAMARPVERPIIFPLSNPTSRSEANPIDLLRWTNGRALVATGSPYEEIPANTFGNENPIKIGQCNNSYIFPGVGLGVIAAGARRVTQQMFTVAAIALSEMSPAINDPSASLFPALEDIRAVSRRVALAVALEAARSGLAPQISLEALEQRIDETMWTPRYVNYRRKID, from the coding sequence ATTAAGGATGAACGGACTGGCGAAACCTATCTGGAGGTTTCGCTTTCCGGGCAATTGTTGATGGATTATTCGCTGCTTAATAAAAGCAGCGCCTTTCCTGCTCATGAGCGCCGCGAATTCAACCTGCTTGGACTGCTGCCGCCGCACATTACCACCATCGAAGAACAGGCGCTGCGCGTCTATGACAATTATCAGCGTAAACAATCCGACCTGGAACGCTATATCTTTTTAGTCTCGCTGCAAGACCGCAACGAAACCCTTTATTACTACGTGCTGGAACATCACATCGCCGAAATGATGCCGATTATTTACACGCCGACGGTTGGCTTGGCGAGCCAAAATTACAGTCACATCTTTCGCCGTTCACGCGGTCTTTATATTTCCTATGAGCATCGCGACATCATTGATGAATTATTTGCCAACGTCACCGATGATGATATTGCGGTGATTGTTGTAACCGACGGCGAACGCATTCTCGGATTAGGCGACCTCGGTTTTGGCGGTATGGGAATTCCTGTCGGCAAACTTTCGCTTTATACACTCTGCGCAGGCATTCATCCGGCGACCACTTTGCCGGTGTTTTTAGATGTCGGAACCGATAACCAGGATTTGCTCAAAGACCCGTTGTATCTCGGCTGGCGACATCGGCGTGTGCGCGGCAAAGATTACGACGATTTTGTCGAGGCATTCGTTCAAGGGGCGATGCGCAGATTTCCCAATGTGCTTTTGCAATGGGAAGATTTCGCGCGCCACAATGCCAAACGTTTGCTTGAAAAATATCAAGATCGGCTCTGCACGTTTAACGACGATATTCAAGGCACCGGAGCCGTCGCGGTCGCCGCCTTGATGTCTGCAACGCGGGTCATCAAGCAGAAAATCAGCGACCAGAAAATTGTTATGTTCGGCGCGGGGTCGGCGGCTACGGGAATTGCCGAACAGATGGTTGCCGCGATGATGCGCGAAGGACTCAGCGAAGCCGACGCCAAATCGCGTTTGTGGATGATTGACATCGGCGGTTTATTGCATACGGGGCGCGCCGACATGGAGGATTTGAGCAAACCCTACGCGCAGGATGAAGCGAACATTCAAAATTGGACGATTGCCGATGCTCACAAAATCACCCTCGCCGAAGTCGTAAACAATGTTCAGCCGACGGTGCTCATGGGAATCGCCGCGCAGACCGGAGCCTTTACCAAAGACATCATTGAAGCGATGGCGCGACCCGTTGAACGCCCGATTATTTTTCCGTTATCGAATCCGACATCGCGCAGCGAAGCAAACCCGATTGATTTGCTGAGGTGGACAAATGGTCGGGCGCTGGTCGCCACCGGTAGCCCTTACGAAGAAATCCCCGCGAATACTTTTGGCAATGAAAACCCCATTAAAATCGGGCAATGTAACAACTCGTATATTTTCCCGGGCGTCGGACTGGGGGTGATTGCGGCGGGCGCAAGGCGCGTCACCCAACAGATGTTTACGGTAGCGGCGATTGCTTTGAGTGAAATGTCACCGGCGATTAACGACCCGTCGGCTTCGCTGTTTCCGGCGTTAGAAGATATTCGCGCGGTTTCGCGTCGGGTCGCCCTCGCGGTTGCGCTCGAAGCCGCGCGCTCAGGATTAGCCCCGCAAATTTCTTTGGAAGCGTTGGAACAGCGAATTGATGAGACGATGTGGACGCCGCGATATGTAAATTACCGCCGGAAAATCGACTAA